From a single Streptomyces rubradiris genomic region:
- a CDS encoding ribonuclease D, which translates to MTDAQDTAADSSLRTTGGTPPDDAGSSVTGAPTPLLEPREGIPPVIAEAADLARVTAAFAAGSGPVAVDAERASGYRYGQRAYLVQLRREGAGTALIDPVACPDLSGLGAALSDAEWVLHAATQDLPCLREIGMVPARLFDTELAGRLAGFPRVGLGAMVEGVLGYVLEKGHSAVDWSTRPLPEPWLRYAALDVELLVDLRDALEKELDRQGKLEWALQEFDAIATAPPPEPRKDPWRRTSGMHKVRRRRQLAVVRELWQTRDRIAQRRDVSPGKVLSDAAIVEAALALPGNVHALAALNGFGHRMGRRQLEQWQAAVDRARALPETALPQPGQPVAGPPPPRAWADKDPAAAARLSAARAGVSSLAERVTMPQENVISPDTVRRICWEPPKVVDAASVAAALAGYGARPWQIELVTPVLVDALVTKGA; encoded by the coding sequence GTGACCGACGCCCAAGACACCGCAGCAGACAGCTCCCTGCGCACCACCGGAGGCACTCCTCCGGACGACGCCGGATCTTCTGTGACGGGGGCGCCGACTCCATTGCTCGAACCGCGCGAGGGCATTCCGCCCGTGATCGCCGAAGCGGCGGACCTCGCCCGGGTGACGGCCGCCTTCGCCGCCGGCTCCGGCCCGGTCGCCGTGGACGCCGAGCGCGCCTCCGGCTACCGCTACGGCCAGCGCGCCTACCTGGTGCAGCTGCGCCGCGAGGGCGCCGGGACCGCGCTCATCGACCCCGTCGCCTGCCCCGACCTGTCCGGACTCGGCGCGGCCCTGTCCGACGCCGAGTGGGTGCTGCACGCGGCCACCCAGGACCTGCCCTGCCTGCGCGAGATAGGCATGGTCCCGGCCCGCCTGTTCGACACCGAGCTGGCCGGGCGGCTGGCCGGTTTCCCCCGGGTCGGCCTCGGCGCCATGGTCGAGGGCGTCCTCGGCTACGTCCTGGAGAAGGGCCACTCCGCCGTCGACTGGTCGACCCGCCCGCTGCCCGAGCCGTGGCTGCGCTACGCCGCGCTCGACGTCGAGCTGCTCGTCGACCTGCGGGACGCCCTGGAGAAGGAGCTGGACCGGCAGGGCAAGCTGGAGTGGGCCCTCCAGGAGTTCGACGCGATCGCGACGGCGCCGCCGCCCGAGCCCCGCAAGGACCCCTGGCGTCGTACGTCCGGGATGCACAAGGTGCGCCGCCGGCGGCAGCTCGCCGTGGTCCGGGAGCTGTGGCAGACCCGGGACCGGATCGCCCAGCGCCGGGACGTCTCGCCGGGCAAGGTGCTGAGCGACGCGGCCATCGTGGAGGCCGCGCTCGCCCTGCCGGGCAATGTGCACGCCCTCGCCGCGCTGAACGGCTTCGGGCACCGGATGGGCCGGCGGCAGCTGGAGCAGTGGCAGGCCGCGGTGGACCGCGCCAGGGCGCTGCCGGAGACCGCGCTGCCGCAGCCGGGGCAGCCGGTGGCGGGACCGCCGCCGCCCCGGGCGTGGGCCGACAAGGACCCGGCCGCGGCGGCCCGGCTGTCCGCCGCGCGGGCCGGGGTGTCCTCCCTCGCCGAGCGGGTCACCATGCCGCAGGAGAACGTGATCTCCCCGGACACGGTGCGCAGGATCTGCTGGGAGCCGCCGAAGGTGGTGGACGCCGCTTCCGTGGCGGCCGCGCTGGCCGGGTACGGCGCGCGTCCGTGGCAGATCGAGCTGGTGACGCCGGTGCTGGTGGACGCGCTGGTGACCAAGGGGGCGTAG
- a CDS encoding rhomboid family intramembrane serine protease yields MVIPVHDVNPVRRTPWVTYALIAANVLVFVTMPGMAGSVTGGTKLAQLCDLQAFLDRYAAVPRELVHDQLPRLVPTGEVGVGPQGPGCVVAPPGYDKSPPLSVFTAMFLHGGWPHLLGNMLFLLIFGNNVEDRMGHIRFFLFYVVCGYAAGYGFALLNAASADPLIGASGAIAGVLGAYLVLYPRARVWVLVPFLVFLPLRLPAWLVLGFWFGLQAVYSSGLGVSGAGTVAYAAHVVGFVAGMLLAWPLKPGTPPPPEPPGLLFGRRARPRYTW; encoded by the coding sequence GTGGTCATCCCCGTCCATGACGTGAACCCGGTGCGCCGCACCCCCTGGGTGACGTACGCGCTCATCGCCGCCAATGTGCTGGTGTTCGTCACCATGCCCGGCATGGCCGGTTCCGTGACCGGCGGCACCAAGCTGGCGCAGCTGTGCGATCTGCAGGCGTTCCTGGACCGTTACGCGGCGGTCCCCCGGGAGCTCGTCCACGATCAGCTGCCCCGGCTGGTGCCGACCGGGGAGGTCGGGGTGGGCCCGCAGGGGCCGGGGTGCGTAGTGGCGCCGCCCGGCTACGACAAGTCGCCGCCGCTGTCGGTGTTCACCGCGATGTTCCTGCACGGCGGCTGGCCGCACCTGCTGGGGAACATGCTGTTCCTGCTGATCTTCGGCAACAACGTCGAGGACCGGATGGGCCACATCCGTTTCTTCCTCTTCTACGTGGTGTGCGGCTACGCGGCCGGGTACGGCTTCGCGCTGCTCAACGCCGCCTCCGCCGACCCGCTGATCGGCGCGTCGGGGGCGATCGCCGGAGTGCTCGGCGCCTATCTGGTGCTGTATCCGCGGGCCAGGGTGTGGGTGCTGGTGCCGTTCCTGGTCTTCCTGCCGCTCAGGCTGCCCGCCTGGCTGGTGCTCGGGTTCTGGTTCGGGCTCCAGGCGGTGTACTCCTCCGGGCTCGGGGTGTCCGGAGCGGGCACGGTGGCGTACGCGGCGCACGTGGTCGGCTTCGTGGCGGGCATGCTGCTCGCCTGGCCGCTCAAGCCCGGCACACCACCGCCGCCGGAGCCGCCCGGCCTGCTGTTCGGCAGGCGCGCGCGGCCCCGTTACACCTGGTGA
- a CDS encoding DUF3000 domain-containing protein, with the protein MAAAQGRLSDGADGMDDAEDTAQARAGGGLPPAFRAAVDALRAARPRPQVEVEPTPAPQRLAPYAYALEAVVVDGEQELADGRLVLLHDPDGHDAWQGTFRLVTLVRAELEPEMAADPLLPEVCWSWLTGALQARGLAYGEPSGTITRAGSHYFGGLAERPAASQIEIRASWTPREGLGGVPDTAAHLTSWCDLLAQVAGLPPAGPGDASVVTLPQRRGPQSR; encoded by the coding sequence ATGGCTGCGGCTCAGGGACGACTGTCGGACGGCGCTGACGGAATGGACGACGCGGAGGACACCGCTCAGGCGCGGGCGGGCGGCGGGCTGCCGCCGGCGTTCCGCGCCGCGGTCGACGCGCTGCGGGCGGCGCGACCGCGGCCGCAGGTCGAGGTGGAGCCGACGCCCGCCCCGCAGCGGCTCGCCCCGTACGCGTACGCGCTGGAGGCGGTGGTGGTCGACGGCGAGCAGGAGCTGGCCGACGGGCGTCTGGTGCTGCTGCACGACCCGGACGGGCATGACGCGTGGCAGGGCACGTTCCGGCTGGTGACGCTGGTGCGGGCGGAGCTGGAGCCGGAGATGGCGGCCGATCCGCTGCTGCCGGAGGTGTGCTGGTCGTGGCTGACCGGGGCGCTCCAGGCCCGCGGGCTGGCCTACGGCGAGCCGAGCGGCACGATCACGCGGGCGGGTTCGCACTATTTCGGCGGGCTGGCGGAGCGGCCCGCGGCCTCGCAGATCGAGATCCGCGCCTCCTGGACGCCTCGGGAGGGGCTGGGCGGGGTGCCGGACACCGCCGCGCATCTGACCTCCTGGTGCGATCTGCTGGCGCAGGTCGCGGGCCTGCCGCCGGCCGGTCCCGGGGACGCGTCGGTGGTGACGCTGCCGCAGCGCCGGGGCCCGCAGTCCCGCTGA
- a CDS encoding alpha/beta hydrolase: MRAAALYSAAGSLLLTALGAAPAGGTPGTPGIPGTPRASHAPHAPHAPAAPGTAELRGTVVAAARARATGIDFGPCPAAEVPGAPAGVRCGTVSVPLDYAHPDGKQIRLTVSRARATQKDPHNSKRKVPRQGALVFNPGGPGASGMYFPLIGTVPGWQRIGAVYDLVGYAPRGVGRSAPLSCEDPKRFLKAPTEAPVHPSEAYKRERVARARAYARGCAQRSGSRLRHYTSLNNARDLDVLRAALGEDRLTFMGASYGTYFGALYAAMFPSHVRRMVLDAAVDPDPEKIWYRSNLEQSAAFEDRWADFRDWIARHDDVYRLGTTSARVQRGYDIARERLAGKAAGGKVGPGQLHNAFLTAGYYEDHWPSRAAALSAYLHGDPEPLVRLAAPRPETAAEAENASAVYTAVECNDAPWPTDWAVWDRDNTRLARVAPFETWDNAWTNLPCAFWPAPRQQPPDVRTGPGELPPVLILAAERDAAAPYQGALSMNRRLAGSVLVTERDAGTHGIAGGPNACVNGHLYAYLLEGRVPARHASCAPRRPPAARPGKGA; this comes from the coding sequence ATGAGAGCTGCCGCCCTTTACTCGGCCGCCGGGTCCTTGCTGCTGACCGCCCTGGGCGCGGCCCCGGCGGGCGGCACCCCGGGCACCCCCGGCATCCCCGGCACCCCGCGGGCCTCTCATGCCCCGCACGCCCCGCATGCCCCGGCGGCCCCCGGCACGGCCGAACTGCGCGGCACCGTGGTGGCCGCGGCCCGCGCCCGGGCGACCGGGATCGACTTCGGCCCCTGCCCGGCGGCCGAGGTGCCGGGGGCGCCGGCCGGTGTGCGGTGCGGCACGGTGAGCGTCCCGCTGGACTACGCCCACCCCGACGGCAAACAGATCCGACTGACCGTCAGCCGGGCCCGGGCCACGCAGAAGGACCCGCACAACAGCAAGCGGAAGGTCCCCCGGCAGGGCGCCCTGGTCTTCAACCCGGGTGGCCCCGGCGCCTCCGGCATGTACTTCCCGCTGATCGGCACGGTTCCGGGCTGGCAGCGGATCGGTGCCGTCTACGACCTGGTCGGCTACGCGCCGCGCGGGGTGGGCCGCTCGGCGCCGCTGTCCTGCGAGGACCCGAAACGCTTCCTCAAGGCACCCACCGAGGCGCCGGTACACCCCTCCGAGGCGTACAAGCGGGAGCGCGTCGCGCGGGCGCGGGCGTACGCGCGCGGCTGCGCCCAGCGGTCCGGGAGCCGGCTGCGCCACTACACGTCGCTGAACAACGCCCGGGACCTGGACGTGCTGCGGGCCGCGCTGGGCGAGGACCGGCTGACCTTCATGGGCGCCTCGTACGGCACCTACTTCGGCGCGCTGTACGCGGCGATGTTCCCCTCCCACGTGCGGCGCATGGTGCTGGACGCGGCGGTGGACCCGGACCCCGAGAAGATCTGGTACCGCAGCAACCTGGAGCAGTCGGCGGCGTTCGAGGACCGCTGGGCGGACTTCCGGGACTGGATCGCCCGGCACGACGACGTGTACCGGCTCGGTACCACGTCAGCGCGGGTGCAGCGCGGCTACGACATCGCGCGCGAGCGGCTCGCCGGGAAGGCGGCGGGCGGGAAGGTGGGCCCCGGCCAGCTGCACAACGCGTTCCTGACCGCCGGGTACTACGAGGACCACTGGCCGAGCCGGGCCGCGGCCCTGTCGGCCTATCTGCACGGTGACCCGGAGCCGCTGGTCCGGCTGGCCGCGCCGCGCCCGGAGACGGCCGCCGAGGCGGAGAACGCGTCGGCCGTGTACACCGCCGTCGAGTGCAACGACGCGCCCTGGCCGACGGACTGGGCGGTGTGGGACCGCGACAACACCCGCCTCGCCCGGGTGGCGCCCTTCGAGACCTGGGACAACGCCTGGACGAACCTGCCGTGCGCCTTCTGGCCGGCGCCCCGGCAGCAGCCGCCGGACGTGCGGACCGGGCCGGGCGAGCTGCCGCCGGTGCTGATCCTGGCGGCCGAGCGGGACGCCGCGGCGCCGTACCAGGGGGCGCTGTCGATGAACCGGCGGCTGGCCGGGTCCGTGCTGGTGACGGAGCGGGACGCGGGCACGCACGGGATCGCGGGCGGGCCCAACGCCTGCGTCAACGGGCACCTGTACGCGTACCTGCTGGAGGGCCGGGTGCCGGCCCGGCACGCGTCGTGCGCACCGCGCCGGCCTCCGGCGGCCCGGCCGGGTAAGGGCGCCTGA
- the hemG gene encoding protoporphyrinogen oxidase has translation MSTTGRGLGHVVVIGAGIAGLAAAHRLLGRGARVTVLEAGDRVGGKLLPGEIAGVRVDLGAESMLARRPEAVTLAREAGLGASLQPPATATASIWTRGALRPMPKGHVMGVPGTAAALSGVLSAEGLARIERDADLPRTETGDDVAVGAYVAARLGREVVDRLVEPLLGGVYAGDAYRISMRSAVPQLFQAARAHTSLTEGVREIQAKAAANQQAGPVFMGIAGGIGRLPLAVAESVRARGGEILTNAPARELRREPDGWRITAGERVLRADAVVVAVPAPAAARLLRAEVPGAAAELAAVEYASMALVTLAYRRADARLPEGSGFLVPPVDGRTIKASTFASRKWGWIAEEDPDVLVLRTSVGRYGETEILGRDDAGLVEVSRHDLREATGLDAVPLETRVTRWTDGLPQYPVGHHARVARVREHVAKLPGLAVCGAQYDGVGIPACIASAYAAVDRLAGDDGGVRELTANPVQSLHGGAGE, from the coding sequence ATGAGCACAACGGGTAGGGGCCTGGGGCACGTCGTCGTCATCGGGGCCGGCATCGCCGGGCTGGCCGCCGCGCACCGGCTGCTGGGGCGCGGCGCGCGCGTGACGGTGCTGGAGGCCGGCGACCGGGTCGGCGGCAAGCTGCTGCCCGGCGAGATCGCCGGCGTCCGCGTCGACCTCGGCGCCGAGTCCATGCTGGCCCGCCGCCCGGAAGCGGTGACCCTCGCGCGCGAGGCGGGCCTCGGCGCATCGCTCCAGCCGCCGGCCACCGCGACCGCCTCGATCTGGACCCGGGGTGCCCTGCGCCCCATGCCCAAGGGCCATGTGATGGGCGTCCCCGGCACCGCCGCCGCGCTCTCCGGCGTCCTCTCCGCCGAGGGCCTGGCCCGCATCGAGCGTGACGCCGACCTGCCCCGCACCGAGACCGGCGACGACGTGGCCGTCGGCGCGTACGTGGCGGCCCGGCTCGGCCGCGAGGTCGTCGACCGCCTCGTGGAACCGCTGCTGGGCGGGGTGTACGCGGGCGACGCCTACCGCATCTCGATGCGCTCGGCCGTCCCGCAGCTCTTCCAGGCCGCCCGCGCCCACACCTCCCTCACCGAGGGCGTCCGCGAGATCCAGGCGAAGGCCGCCGCGAACCAGCAGGCCGGGCCGGTCTTCATGGGCATCGCCGGCGGCATCGGGCGGCTGCCGCTCGCGGTCGCCGAGTCGGTGCGCGCCCGCGGCGGCGAGATCCTCACCAACGCCCCCGCCCGCGAACTGCGCCGGGAGCCGGACGGCTGGCGGATCACCGCGGGCGAGCGCGTGCTGCGCGCCGACGCGGTGGTGGTCGCCGTACCCGCCCCGGCCGCCGCCCGGCTGCTGCGCGCGGAGGTCCCGGGGGCCGCCGCCGAGCTGGCCGCCGTCGAGTACGCCTCCATGGCCCTGGTCACCCTCGCCTACCGGCGCGCCGACGCGCGCCTGCCCGAGGGCAGCGGCTTCCTCGTGCCGCCCGTCGACGGCCGCACCATCAAGGCGTCCACCTTCGCCTCCCGCAAGTGGGGCTGGATCGCCGAGGAGGACCCGGACGTGCTGGTCCTGCGCACCTCCGTGGGCCGCTACGGCGAGACGGAGATCCTCGGCCGGGACGACGCCGGCCTGGTGGAGGTATCCCGGCACGACCTGCGGGAGGCCACCGGCCTGGACGCCGTCCCGCTGGAGACCAGGGTCACCCGCTGGACCGACGGCCTGCCCCAGTACCCCGTCGGGCACCACGCGCGCGTGGCCCGCGTCCGCGAGCACGTCGCCAAGCTCCCGGGGCTCGCGGTGTGCGGCGCCCAGTACGACGGCGTCGGCATCCCGGCGTGCATCGCGAGCGCCTACGCCGCGGTGGACCGGCTGGCGGGCGACGACGGGGGCGTCCGGGAGCTGACGGCCAACCCGGTGCAGAGCCTGCACGGCGGAGCGGGAGAATAG
- the hemE gene encoding uroporphyrinogen decarboxylase has product MTANDTFTGQGPAATYDSAFLKACRREPVPHTPVWFMRQAGRSLPEYRKVREGVPMLESCMRPELVTEITLQPVRRHGVDAAIYFSDIVVPLKAIGLDLDIKPGVGPVVEQPVRTRADLARLRDLAPEDVPYVTEAIGMLTRELGATPLIGFAGAPFTLASYLVEGGPSRTYENAKAMMYGDPELWADLLDRLADITAAFLKVQIEAGASAVQLFDSWAGALAPADYRRSVMPASAKVFDAVAGYGVPRIHFGVGTGELLKLLGEAGADVVGVDWRVPLDEAARRVGPGKALQGNLDPTVLFTDKDTVEAKAQEVLDAAAGLEGHVFNLGHGVMPNTDPDALTRLTEYVHTASAR; this is encoded by the coding sequence GTGACCGCGAACGACACCTTCACGGGCCAGGGGCCCGCAGCCACGTACGACAGCGCGTTCCTCAAGGCGTGCCGGCGTGAACCCGTGCCGCACACCCCCGTGTGGTTCATGCGCCAGGCCGGCCGCTCCCTGCCCGAGTACCGCAAGGTGCGCGAGGGCGTGCCCATGCTGGAGTCCTGCATGCGGCCCGAGCTGGTCACCGAGATCACCCTCCAGCCGGTGCGCCGGCACGGCGTGGACGCGGCGATCTACTTCAGCGACATCGTCGTCCCGCTCAAGGCCATCGGTCTCGACCTGGACATCAAGCCCGGCGTCGGCCCGGTCGTCGAGCAGCCCGTCCGCACCCGCGCCGACCTGGCCCGGCTGCGCGACCTCGCCCCCGAGGACGTTCCGTACGTCACCGAGGCCATCGGCATGCTCACCCGCGAGCTGGGCGCCACCCCGCTGATCGGCTTCGCGGGCGCGCCCTTCACCCTGGCGAGCTATCTGGTCGAAGGCGGCCCCTCGCGCACGTACGAGAACGCCAAGGCCATGATGTACGGCGACCCCGAGCTGTGGGCCGACCTGCTCGACCGCCTCGCCGACATCACGGCCGCCTTCCTGAAGGTGCAGATCGAGGCCGGCGCCAGCGCCGTCCAGCTCTTCGACTCCTGGGCCGGCGCGCTGGCCCCGGCGGACTACCGGCGCTCGGTCATGCCGGCCTCCGCGAAGGTCTTCGACGCGGTCGCCGGGTACGGCGTCCCGCGCATCCACTTCGGCGTCGGCACCGGCGAGCTGCTGAAGCTCCTGGGCGAGGCAGGCGCGGATGTCGTCGGCGTCGACTGGCGCGTCCCGCTGGACGAGGCCGCCCGCCGCGTCGGCCCGGGCAAGGCCCTCCAGGGCAACCTGGACCCGACCGTGCTGTTCACCGACAAGGACACCGTCGAGGCCAAGGCCCAGGAGGTGCTGGACGCCGCCGCAGGGCTGGAGGGGCACGTCTTCAACCTCGGCCACGGCGTCATGCCGAACACCGACCCGGACGCGCTGACCCGGCTCACGGAGTACGTCCACACCGCGAGCGCGCGCTGA
- the hemQ gene encoding hydrogen peroxide-dependent heme synthase, which translates to MSDDAPITESGRIPNKGKLAKDLNEVIRYTLWSVFKLKDALPADRAGYADEVQELFDQLAAKDVTVRGTYDVSGLRADADLMIWWHAETSDQLQEAYNLFRRTKLGRALEPVWSNMALHRPAEFNRSHIPAFLADETPRNYVSVYPFVRSYDWYLLPDEDRRRMLADHGKMARGYPDVRANTVASFSLGDYEWILAFEADELYRIVDLMRHLRGSEARMHVREEVPFFTGRRKDIGDLVAGLA; encoded by the coding sequence ATGAGTGACGACGCCCCCATCACCGAGTCCGGCAGGATCCCGAACAAGGGCAAGCTGGCCAAGGACCTCAACGAGGTCATCCGCTACACCCTGTGGTCGGTCTTCAAGCTGAAGGACGCCCTGCCGGCGGACCGCGCGGGATACGCCGACGAGGTCCAGGAGCTGTTCGACCAGCTCGCCGCCAAGGACGTCACGGTCCGCGGCACCTACGACGTCTCCGGTCTGCGCGCCGACGCCGACCTCATGATCTGGTGGCACGCCGAGACCAGCGACCAGCTCCAGGAGGCGTACAACCTCTTCCGCCGCACCAAGCTGGGCCGCGCGCTGGAGCCGGTCTGGTCGAACATGGCGCTGCACCGCCCGGCGGAGTTCAACCGCTCGCACATCCCGGCGTTCCTCGCCGACGAGACGCCCCGGAACTACGTCAGCGTCTACCCGTTCGTGCGCTCCTACGACTGGTACCTGCTGCCCGACGAGGACCGCCGCCGGATGCTCGCCGACCACGGCAAGATGGCCCGCGGCTACCCGGACGTGCGCGCCAACACGGTCGCCTCGTTCTCCCTCGGCGACTACGAGTGGATCCTCGCCTTCGAGGCCGACGAGCTGTACCGCATCGTCGACCTCATGCGCCACCTGCGCGGCTCCGAGGCCCGCATGCACGTCCGCGAGGAAGTCCCGTTCTTCACGGGCCGCCGCAAGGACATCGGCGACCTGGTGGCAGGGCTGGCGTAG
- a CDS encoding TIGR04222 domain-containing membrane protein, whose translation MFWVLLLFLAWAFAGTACARLCLAAVRTNASDAPDAPDAQVVAERDLTLYEAAFLSGGPARVADVALVSMARERRLLLAHTGWATVVDPRGRDEIERSVIEAIGPGGQSRIAPVRRRAADAEAVRRLADGLVHAGLAVPECSDTVASAVRQVRAAALAVAALGITALLLPGDTGTPRPLLGAWFALPLILTLGSLAIARFEVHPYSPWASPAGQRLLRALTGKPAGDERSFLTSVAVRGIHAIGEPELRAAFTHRDQPLRE comes from the coding sequence ATGTTCTGGGTCCTTCTCCTCTTCCTGGCCTGGGCCTTCGCCGGTACGGCCTGTGCTCGCCTCTGCCTGGCGGCCGTACGCACGAACGCGTCGGACGCGCCGGACGCGCCCGACGCGCAGGTGGTCGCCGAGCGCGATCTGACGCTGTACGAGGCGGCGTTCCTCTCCGGCGGGCCCGCGCGGGTCGCCGATGTGGCCCTCGTCTCCATGGCCCGCGAGCGCCGGCTGCTGCTCGCGCACACCGGCTGGGCCACGGTCGTGGACCCCCGGGGCCGCGACGAGATCGAACGGTCCGTCATAGAAGCCATAGGACCCGGGGGGCAGTCGCGGATCGCCCCGGTGCGGAGGCGGGCGGCCGACGCGGAGGCCGTGCGCCGCCTGGCCGACGGCCTGGTGCACGCCGGGCTCGCGGTGCCCGAGTGCTCGGACACGGTGGCGTCCGCCGTCCGTCAGGTGCGCGCCGCCGCGCTCGCCGTGGCGGCGCTCGGCATCACGGCCCTGCTGCTGCCCGGCGACACCGGGACACCGCGCCCGCTGCTGGGCGCGTGGTTCGCGCTGCCCCTCATACTGACGCTGGGCAGCCTGGCCATCGCCCGGTTCGAGGTGCACCCCTACTCGCCCTGGGCCTCCCCCGCCGGGCAGCGGCTGCTGCGCGCGCTGACCGGCAAGCCGGCCGGGGACGAGCGGTCGTTCCTCACCTCCGTCGCCGTACGGGGCATCCACGCGATCGGCGAGCCCGAGCTGCGCGCGGCCTTCACCCACCGCGACCAGCCCTTGCGCGAGTGA
- a CDS encoding response regulator transcription factor, which produces MSVLLEQPASLVAYRPNKPTAMVVVADPRVRSTVTRHLWALGVRDVIEASSIAEARPRIGNPRDICVADVHLPDGSGLTLLSETRAAGWPNGLALSAADDIGAVRNALAGGVKGYVVTGTRTNIGLPTRPGAAPLGAAARMHRRPPGAPSHPGGYRELSGREVEVLRLVAEGQSNKAIGVSMGLSALTVKSHLARIARKLGTGDRAGMVAVALRTGIIH; this is translated from the coding sequence GTGTCCGTTCTCCTTGAGCAACCCGCAAGCCTGGTCGCCTACCGCCCGAACAAGCCGACCGCCATGGTGGTCGTGGCCGACCCGCGTGTCCGTTCCACCGTCACCCGCCATCTGTGGGCGCTCGGCGTGCGCGATGTCATCGAAGCCTCGTCCATCGCGGAGGCTCGTCCCCGCATCGGCAACCCGCGCGACATCTGCGTCGCCGACGTCCACCTCCCTGACGGCTCCGGCCTCACCCTGCTGTCCGAGACCCGGGCCGCGGGCTGGCCCAACGGACTGGCGCTCTCCGCCGCCGACGACATCGGCGCGGTCCGCAACGCGCTGGCCGGCGGCGTCAAGGGCTACGTCGTCACCGGCACCCGTACCAACATCGGGCTCCCCACCCGTCCCGGCGCCGCTCCCCTCGGTGCCGCCGCCCGTATGCACCGCCGCCCCCCGGGTGCCCCGAGCCACCCGGGCGGCTACCGGGAGCTGTCCGGACGCGAGGTCGAGGTGCTGCGGCTGGTCGCGGAGGGCCAGTCGAACAAGGCGATCGGCGTGTCCATGGGTTTGTCCGCCCTCACCGTCAAGAGCCACCTGGCCCGCATCGCCCGCAAGCTGGGCACCGGCGACCGGGCCGGCATGGTGGCCGTCGCCCTGCGCACCGGGATCATCCACTGA
- a CDS encoding FAD-dependent oxidoreductase: MSIAGGRQRLVVIGGDAAGMSAASQARRLRGPGELEIVAFERGHFTSFSACGIPYWVGGQVPERDRLIARTAKEHRARDIDLRMRTEITEIDVAGQRVRARDVDSGAEYWTPYDKLVIATGARPVRPDLPGVDAPGVHGVQTLDDGQALLDTLAGTRGRRAVVVGAGYIGVEMAEALIRRGFEVTVVNRGREPMSTLDPDMGRLVHRAMEGLGITMVGDAEVTEVLTGADGRVRAVATRDAEFPADVVVLGIGVRPETALARAAGLPLGAHGGLLTDLAMRVRGQENVWAGGDCVEVLNLVSGQLQYVPLGTHANKHGQVIGTNAGGGYATFPGVVGTAVSKVCDLEIARTGLREKDARRAGLRYETVTIESTSRAGYYPGAAPMTVKMLAEARTGRLLGVQIVGREGAGKRVDIAAVALTARMTVEEMTALDLGYAPPFSPVWDPVLVAARKAASKVRPG; this comes from the coding sequence ATGAGCATCGCTGGCGGCAGACAACGGCTGGTCGTGATCGGGGGCGACGCCGCGGGCATGTCCGCGGCCTCGCAGGCGCGGCGGCTGCGGGGTCCCGGGGAGCTGGAGATCGTGGCGTTCGAGCGCGGCCACTTCACCTCCTTCTCGGCGTGCGGCATCCCGTACTGGGTGGGCGGCCAGGTCCCGGAGCGGGACCGGCTGATCGCGCGGACGGCGAAGGAGCACCGCGCGCGGGACATCGACCTGCGGATGCGCACGGAGATCACGGAGATCGACGTGGCCGGGCAGCGGGTACGCGCGCGTGACGTCGATTCCGGCGCCGAGTACTGGACACCGTACGACAAGCTGGTCATCGCCACCGGTGCCCGGCCGGTCCGCCCGGACCTGCCCGGCGTGGACGCCCCCGGGGTGCACGGGGTGCAGACGCTCGACGACGGCCAGGCGCTGCTGGACACCCTGGCCGGCACGCGGGGCCGCAGGGCGGTGGTCGTGGGCGCCGGCTACATCGGGGTCGAGATGGCCGAGGCGCTGATCCGCCGGGGTTTCGAGGTGACGGTCGTCAACCGGGGCCGGGAGCCGATGTCGACGCTGGACCCGGACATGGGCCGGTTGGTGCACCGGGCCATGGAGGGGCTCGGCATCACCATGGTCGGCGACGCCGAGGTGACCGAGGTGCTCACCGGCGCGGACGGCCGGGTGCGGGCGGTGGCCACGCGGGACGCCGAGTTCCCGGCGGACGTGGTGGTCCTCGGCATCGGCGTCCGCCCGGAGACCGCCCTCGCCCGGGCGGCCGGGCTGCCGCTCGGCGCCCACGGCGGGCTGCTCACCGATCTGGCGATGCGGGTGCGCGGGCAGGAGAACGTCTGGGCGGGCGGCGACTGCGTGGAGGTGCTGAACCTGGTCTCCGGACAGCTGCAGTACGTTCCGCTCGGCACCCATGCCAACAAGCACGGCCAGGTCATCGGCACCAACGCGGGCGGCGGCTACGCCACTTTTCCGGGTGTCGTCGGCACGGCGGTGAGCAAGGTGTGCGACCTGGAGATCGCCCGCACCGGCCTGCGGGAGAAGGACGCCCGCCGGGCGGGCCTGCGGTACGAGACGGTCACCATCGAGTCGACCAGCCGCGCCGGCTACTACCCGGGGGCCGCCCCCATGACGGTGAAGATGCTCGCCGAGGCCCGTACGGGACGGCTGCTGGGCGTGCAGATCGTCGGCCGGGAGGGAGCGGGCAAGCGGGTGGACATCGCGGCGGTGGCACTCACCGCGCGGATGACCGTGGAGGAGATGACGGCCCTGGACCTGGGGTACGCCCCGCCGTTCTCACCGGTGTGGGACCCGGTGCTGGTGGCCGCGCGGAAGGCCGCCTCGAAGGTGCGGCCGGGCTGA